Genomic DNA from Parambassis ranga chromosome 5, fParRan2.1, whole genome shotgun sequence:
AGAGCAGTCAGCCTCTCTTAGGATCTTATCAGAGGAAGACTGCAGCTTGTTGATGTGGTTTGACAggcttctctgctgctgcagctgtgccaGGAAGCAAACTGTCATCTCCAGGATGTCTGCTCTCTCCATCTTGGAGTCTGGCTGCTGTTTGAGGAACTCTGGACCCAGGAGAGACCTGAGCTGCTCAATGCTGCTGTTGATTCGCTCTCTGCGTAACTTCTCCACCAGAGGCTTtctgagctgcaggaagaagaacaaagtcaTTAATAAACTTGTTCAGGAGAACAGTGTGAGCATCAACTAATATAAGCTGTGATGAATGATGTTTAAATCTCCATGAATCTTCAATTTACCTTGTGGGTCAGAGTCAGGTGCTCCTGAGAACTGGTCATTGCTGCAGTGATTGTAGGTGCCATGTCTGTATCTCTGTGCTGTAGAGGTCTCTGTAGAGAGAATCTGATCTGTGCTGGCTTCATCCCTCCTATTTATACTCACACATCTCCATATGAATGTGTGGGTCTTGGTCTGGTTGATGTTTCCCAcagtctcagccaatcagagagcaggttGTAACATAAAGGAGATCTGGTCTGCCACATGCCCAGTGGTCATATTAGTGGGTGACAATGGTTAGGTCTCAGGGGAACAGCTGGAGGAGCTCTGTTTGAATCTGGGAAAGTGGTGACCCTGTAGATAGAGCTGATCTGCTGCTTGATGCTGGATCAATGACTTTGACTGAGCAGACAATCAATAACTGATCACATCTGTAATCAAAGTCTGTACATTAAAGCAAAAGCATCATTGTGATTAAAATatgtctaaaaaaaataaaaacttgaaTTGAAAATTTTAATGAATATGTGGGCAGATTGAATCTTAAATCATAAGATGAAACATCACACACTTGGTTGAGTTGTGTCCTTCAATTTATTGTATTCTTACTTGTTGTTTTACATGAAACATCACATCTTGAGGGAGCCGAGGCTGCAATCAGTGTTCTATGTTTTATtacaatgtgttttaatgtttaaagtcCTGAAAGTTTTCCTTCTGTCCAGCTGTAGCAGGTGTGTCCTCTGTCTTGTGGTTGGTGTGAGTAGAAAGTTGCTCTCAGTTTCCCACACTCAGTCTTTGAATGATGTGGTCAGTCACTACAAAAGGAGCTTTTGTGATGGTCGTGTGCTCTAACAGAGACAGAGCCTGACGTCACCAACCATCTGGAGGGAAACAACGTGATTGGCTGACTCAAAGGATTGATAACTATTAAAAATACAGTCATGATGAAATCATGTGTCAACAATTACACCAAATTTATCTTTGAATGTTCAATCTTTCATTTTCAGAGAAGTAAACATGAGATGAACATAAAAGCTTTTTTCATGAGATGGTTCAAATTTCTTGTCTCAACATGTCGGTGAGGAGAAGGCAGCTGTTTCATGAAGTGTGCCAAATCCCTCTGGACAATAGTCGGGTGCTGGTGTGGTTAAGAATGCAAATCAACTTGAACTGTGACTCCTCTTCAGAGCTTTCCCACACTTATTCCATTATCAAATGTTTGGCATGTGCTATAAGACAGTGACACACTTTGGGACCAATGCTGTTGTTTATATATATCCATTTTTTTGGTTTTCACCAATAATTTTCCCCCAATATCTTCTATAGTAATGTATAAAATGTATTAGCAAAAGTGTTGCAGAGCTGAACATCATACTTTTTGAAAATTACTAAGATTTGACTTGACACAGATTCTTTAAGTACCATCGTCTTCCCCATCAGTCCCTGTCTCTTTGGGTCAGAGGTCTGCATCTATTTTCCCTCTGAAGCTCTGAGAGTGAGTTTCCTCTGGTGTCCCACAATCTGTCCTTTGACTGAAGGATCAATACACGTGTGTCTCATTATGCATCACATTAGCTGCAGTGATTGGCCTCAGTTTTAGCTTAAAGTCTTCACATTCCAACACAGCACACTGACATTCCACTCAAATTATGACGGAGCAATTTTGTACTCACAGTCAGATACAGAGATGATCACTGACCACTGCTTTAAAAAGAATGTTAAGAGCTGCCTGTATTAGAATTTAAATCAACAACTACACTTAGAGAATCATGTTTCAGACGTGAGGCATGGAGTGTGTAACAATGTCCTCTGGTGTCAgagttttgtttcctttttgtttttaaaagtcttCAGTTTCTTACTTCCTGCTTGATACTCACCTTTCCACTTGTTATAGTTTTCCTGACTTCCTCTGCCCTCTTGTGTCCCCACTTGTTGTTGATCACCTGCCTTGCCTTAGTGTGCTTCACTTGTGTGTCATTCCCTCaatgtgtatttagtgtgtttttctatatatttaaatagaattttttttcatttttctttgtttagtcCAGTTAtggatgtacagtatgtatctCTGCTAAACCTGTCAACAACCATTTCACAGTTTTCTGTGAGGTCACATAGAAAGATGTATGACATGAGAAGACATGGTtttcagtttgaattgtttgtttattcaacAACACGCAATGAGCCACATAAAGTATGAAAGCTCCACCAAGAGGTGATGatacatcacaacaacagcTTGCAGATTTCTACAAGACACACTGTACTCAGACAGAGTAAAGGAACAGCTGTCTTTATAAAAGACCAATGCTTTACAGTACTTCAGGACACAGTATTCACTGCCCAGTTTTTCcaatgttcacacagtgaacGTAAGAGAACTCTGGAAAGACTGACCTTAAAACAGATCACATCATTCTTAAATACCAGTAAATACTCAACAGGGACAAATTACATGGTCACATTAaaactgtgacagtgtgacaaaaacaaaccttttACAGTAAAAGGATAAACATATTCATCTTAAAACAGATCAGTGTTCAATCATCACATAAAGTGAGGTCATTTTTAACAATGTcttgaaaaaaatattcaaaatttgaattaactgaccattatcaatgaaaatgtgacaaatgtcGCCACATTGTGAAGACATGCAAACCTTTtagaaataaaagagaaacTTTGGATCTTGCAACAGATCAGTTTTGAGTAATCATAAGAGATTAAAATGAGATAAAGTCCATTATTTGTCCTCAAAAAGGACATTTACATTTCTGATCACAAAGCTCAGTAACAATCATTAAACATGCGATCAAAGCATTATCAGTACATGAATTTCAGAGATAAATGATAATAATTGCTGATGCAATCAGATGTGTTTCATGCAACATGCATGAcaagatgttttctttcttaacATGAAAGATATTGTTGCTGCCATTTCCtcaggaaatgtcttcaaaataaaagcttctgtaCAAACAGAAGAACACGTTCATAACATTTCAAAGAATTCAGTCCTCTAATCTTTGACCAATGTGGTCATTTAAATTTAGTCTGGTTGTAACTCCAGTCTGTAGGTGTCTACCACGGCCTCCAGAGGGCGCTGTTGACAGGACTCTTGTCTTTGGTGATGCAGGTCTGGATTGTGGAGCTCAGAGGAGAGCAGTCAGCCTCTCTCAGGTTCTTATCAGAGGAAGACTGCAGCTTGTTGATGTGGTTTGGCAggcttctctgctgctgcagctgtgccaGGAAGCAAACTGTCATCTCCAGGATGTCTGCTCTCTCCATCTTGGAGTCTGGCTGCTGTTTGAGGAACTCTGGACCCAGGAGAGACTTGAGCTGCTCAATGCTGCTGTTGATTCGCTCTCTGCGTAACTTCTCCACCAGAGGCTTtctgagctgcaggaagaaCAAAGTCATTAATAAACTTGTTCAGGAACAGTGTGAGCATCAACTAATATAAGCTGGGATGAATGATGTTTAAATCTCCATGAATCTTCAATTTACCTTGTGGGTCAGAGTCAGGTGCTCCTGAGAACTGGTCATTGCTGCAGTGACTGTAGGTGCCATGTCTGGATCTCTGTGCTGTAGAGGTCTCTGTAGAGAGAATCTGATCTGTGCTGGCTTCATCCCTCCTATTTATACTCACACATCTCCATATGAATGTGTGGGTCTTGGTCTGGTTGATGTTTCCCAcagtctcagccaatcagagagcaggttGTAACATAAAGGAGATCTGGTCTGCCACATGCCCAGTGGTCATATTAGTGGGTGACAATGGTTAGGTCTCAGGGGAACAGGTGGAGGAGCTCTGTTTGAATCTGGGAAAGTGGTGACCCTGTAGATAGAGCTGATCTGCTGCTTGATGCTGGATCAATGACTTTGACTGAGCAGACAATCAATAACTGATCACATCTGTAATCAAAGTCTGTACATTAAAGCAAAAGCAGCATATTGTTAGTAAATTATGTCTAAAAGAATAATAACTTGAATTGAAAATGTATGTGGGCGGATTGAATCTTAAATCATAAGATGAAACATCACACACTTGGCTGAGTTGTTGCCTTCACTTTATTGTATTCTTACTTGTTATTTTACatgaattaattaattaattcagaaacctttattagtcccacaatggggaaattgcttaaggcagcccagcaaagagcgccatacaccagtgagtacactggaggctatgcgggtaaagtgccttgcccaaggacacacaactgtgactagggaggagctgggattgaaccaccatcACATCTTGAGGGAGCCGAGGCTGCAATCAGTGTTCTATGTTTTATtagaatgtgttttaatgtttaaagtcCTGAAAGTTTTCCTTCTGTCCAGCTGTAGCAGGTGTGTCCTCTGTCTTGTGGTTGGTGTGAGTAGAAAGTTGCTCTCAGTTTCCCACACTCAGTCTTTGAATGATGTGGTCAGTCACTACAAAAGGAGCTTTTGTGATGGTCGTGTGCTCTAACAGAGACAGAGCCTGACGTCACCAACCATCTGGAGGGAAACAACGTGATTGGCTGAATCAAAGCATTGATAACTTCTAAAAATACATTCATGATGAAATCATGTGTCAACAATTACACCAAAATTATCTTTATGTTAAATCTTTCATTTGCAGAAAATTGAACATGAGATGAACATAAAAGCTTTTTTCATGAGATGGTTCAAATTTCATGTCTCAACATGTCGGTGAGGAGAAGGCAGCTGTTTCATGAAGTGTGCCAAATCCCTCTGGACAATAGTCGGGTGCTGGTGTGGTTAAGAATGCAAATCAACTTGAACTGTGACTCCTCTTCAGAGCTTTCCCACACTTATTCCATTATCAAATGTTTGGCATGTGCTATAAGACAGTGACACACTTTGTGACCATTgctgttgtttattgttttaaagtGTTCCATTTTCAAAGATAAATTCTCCCAAACATTTCGCTTTGAATAGtgcaaaaatgtttaaaaatacattactgcacaaaaattattaaaatatatagaTTTACTTTTTTGACACAAACAGTTTTCTTTAAGTACCGTCATCATCCCCCTCAGTCCCTGTCTCTTTGGGCCACAGATCTGCATCTATTGTCCCTCTGAGGCTCTGAGAGTGAGTTTCCTTTGGTTTCCCACAATCTGTCGGTTGACTGGAGGAGTGTCTCTTCAGTTGTTGTGCACGGCCTCAGCGTCACCTTTAGGTCTTGACATTCCAACACCCAGTTTTAATAGTTGCACCAACGTTTTTTACACATAGGGATTGTCATTGATCACTGCCTTTGGAACAGTAACACAGTATGTCAGTGATTAATGTCTTCATCCTTAGATCACAAGCTAAACAAGTCCATAACAGATCAGTGGTCTGATCttatatttagaaaaaaaacacgatACTTTGAATTCTGCTTTTACCACTAAAcaactgtttattttaaaaaatagatGTGATGATCAATCATGTCTATCATCTGTAACATGTCCTTTTCCCAGAAAAtgtcttaaaaataaaagtgtctGTACAAACACTACAGAAAATCAAGTTCATAACATTTCAAAAAATCCAGTTCAGCAATTTATGACCAATATTGTCatttaaattcaatttaatAGTGACTCCAGTCTGTAGGAGTCCACCATGGCCTCCAGAGGGCGCTGTTGACTGGACTTTTGTCTTTGGTGATGCTGATCTTGACTgtgcagctcagaggacagaagTTCAGCCTGTCTCAGATTCAGCTGTCATGAATGAAGTTTAAATGATGTTTAAATCGCCATGACTCATCGGTTTACCTTGACTAGGCTTGACTAGAATTCCTCACAGTCGCAGGCAGTCATAGAGCTCTGTGGAACCATATAACAATCAAATCACAGAATATTTTCATTGCTTTGGGCACAATGGTTAATGTTAGTGGAACATTCTGAGACAGGGTTATTATCCCAAAAATAAGGCAAGatgtttaaaatgtcaaatacaTGAGTTTTATGAAATTCTAATAAAAAAGGTAGTGCCAGCAGAGATATCAACATATTTTATGGTTTCACAAGTTCTTGATAAGATCTGTGTAATCTTGTCAGAGTTTATAGTGTTACTTTTTGTATGTGCACTGTTTTAATTTTGATGCCACACTTTCCATCCTAACCTTTGCCTCTGCAGGGTCTTAGGGGGCCTTGTTCTTTTGTCTGGGTGGGCCTTTGTTCCACTCTTCCCTGCTTTCCTACACTCTGTCCTTTACTAAAGGCTCAATAGAATTGTGTGTCTCATGCATCAGATTAGCcacagagcgtgtgtgtgtgtgtgtgtgtgtgtgtcctggaaACCAAATGTATGTGTTATATTTTGAGCAGAGGGAGAATGAAAACAAAGTTAGATTATTAATGGTGACTACATACTGTAAGCCGTGTCTGAGCAAAAACGCCTTTATTGGAGAGGCTAGACTGAGAGCATTActgaacactgaacactgaacacactgaaacactcaTTACTAAAATATTTTGATAATATTTATGAATTCCATTTCCAACACTTCTAAGCACTCCCAATCTCTGTGCCCTCGAATGACTGAAAAGAAATACCCCATAAATAGAAAAAAGTAGTTACTCAAGTTTCCGTTGTGTGTGTAACTTCTAATGGCCTTCACTTTAGTAGTGTGAATGTAAATAATGTCAATAATgacaatttatttttaatcaattcATCTTGGCTGTGTCATAAAGATGTTGATATCATATTGACTGGTGAGTAATAGATTAATAGATTTCCTTTGCTGCAATGATTTTGTGCTATGTATTAATTATTAAGTATCTGTGTGCATGCCACTTAGGAAACAAACATTTATGCACACCTTGGCAACAGCTGGTAAAATAAGGTCATGTATATAAATGGATGTGCGGATGTAAATTAATGTGCATGTTAATGTGATGAAGTCATATAATTCAAGGCAATGTATCCATTAGCAGTATACCCACATTATCTCGTAAAGGGTTGTAGAGGTCTGGAGCCAGTCGTTCCCTCATCCTAAAGCTTGGAACACCTCAGACAGGTCTGTTTggtgaaaatgtaaatgtaaattgaaaaaaaaaaatacaaattctaacCTAACTTTTTTACACCAGGTCTGAATCCCTGCTCATATCTAAGCATAACACGTCAATAAAACCACAAAACCATAATGTCATAGCTAATTAAAATCTCTTTATTACAATCACATGTACATAATCATATTCAAAAAGCTTGCTGTAGTGAAAAGTACCTTTGCACCGACAGATGGAGGTGGTGTTGCAGGCTGGATGGAGGGATTGTCAGATGGAGTAAAACAAGTGTTGCGTTCCCCAGCAGCAAGTATCTCCGCTCCAGTGTGCTTTTAATTTCACATCACATGAGGACAGCAGCGCTATTTTCAGCCTTCTGTGTCCTTGTGTAACGTAAgcaaagagggtgaagaggggGCGGGTGGGAAGGAAAAATTCTCTTTTCGTCATCCATTATTCAGACTGTTTGAGTCACAgccgagagagagaaagagagagggaaaatgtGGAAACAGTCAGGGCGGAGGTTTGATTTCACGTCTTTTCTCTCCGAGTGCTTTAAGTGTTTAAAACAAACAGGGTGGTTATTCTGACAGATATTCTGTTTCTCTATCTTCAGAGTCAATTGAAAAGATGGATATCAGTTATTTCTGTGCattccatacacacacacacagagagaga
This window encodes:
- the LOC114436555 gene encoding transcription factor HES-5-like — protein: MAPTITAAMTSSQEHLTLTHKLRKPLVEKLRRERINSSIEQLRSLLGPEFLKQQPDSKMERADILEMTVCFLAQLQQQRSLSNHINKLQSSSDKILREADCSPLSSTIQTSITKDKSPVNSALWRPW
- the LOC114436545 gene encoding transcription factor HES-5-like encodes the protein MAPTVTAAMTSSQEHLTLTHKLRKPLVEKLRRERINSSIEQLKSLLGPEFLKQQPDSKMERADILEMTVCFLAQLQQQRSLPNHINKLQSSSDKNLREADCSPLSSTIQTCITKDKSPVNSALWRPW